The DNA region cgccgcggggctcGACGGTGCGCATCCCGTCGCtctccccgtcgtcctcctcgcagCAACTCTCCCGAGGCTGCCACACACTCCTCCTCGGGATGCGAGCTTGCTAacgacggtggcgatgatgatgatgatgcgacggcggtggttgttggtgttgtcgGTCTCCACGGCGGGGGATCGACTATtcgctccgccgcctcaaCGCCCCTGCGCGCCCGGGCATTCGCCTTGAGCAGCGCGGGGACCGTCTTGTTGATgaaggccctcgccgccttggcgcGCGCATCTCTCGCGGAGGCTCTCTCCGCTCTGGTCCTGGCGGGCATGTCTGTtgctgcgttgcgttgcgtttCGTCTGCCAGTTCGTCACGGCCTCCTGCCTCGTCGAATGCTGCCCTGCGCGCGCCGTAGTAGAAGACGACCGGCGTCCTGAGAGGAATAACGCTCGTGAGCGCACCGGTGCCAACGatgggcggacggacgggctcTTGAGTTAGGGTGCGTGAGGACCTTGGTGGTTGCGACGCAGAACCttgacgggcaggcagcgggcggcctgTGGCGGGAGCATCGTGCGTGTAAGTCACCGAGTGCCGCGGTTCCTGTTCCTCCCCATGTGGCGACCTCGAAGAGTCAGAGTGGCCGCAGCGCAAGCGCCGTGACATGTGGCCTACCTGCGCAAACACCCAACGCATCATTGGTCATTGCCGAATTCACTGCCATGATCCATGTCGCGCATCTGTCATATGAAGCGCATTCAATCGGGCCCATTGTCatttgtcgccgccgccgccaaagcctCATCCAGCACATACGGCATTAAACAAACCCATCGTCACCCatccgcccgcgcgcccctcgccgaggtcatCGCACGTCGGTATCGCGCGTCCCGAAAGAAATACTTTTCCCATTAGACTCGTTCAACCCAGAAATgtccgcctctgccgcggAAGCACACAAGTCAAGCCGCCCCCAGCGCGGCAACGgggacgccgccctcgcgaaAAAGTCTCAGTCGTCCCTCCTGTTGCCCTCAAAGTAAAACTTGCCCAATGGCTCGCCCCCGCGGCCCGGGCTTCCCAGAGCTGCCGAGCCTACCCtctgctcgcccgcgtcgagcgGTGACACAAGCcgctcggccgcctcccttGTTTGCTGCCGTGTCAGCACGGGCCCTCTAAAGGTTGTGTCTACAAACGTCTCCTCGCCCGATGGATACCCGGGATGGGGAGggtccgccgcgacgccgtccatcatgcgcgcgtcgcggcgctcctGGATAGCCGAGGCGCTCATGGgcgtgtcgccgcctccgcccggGCCGCCTCCCATAGGCGTatcgcggtcgcggcgcgcgtcgctgAGACCCGAGTTGGCCCGCTCGAGGTTCCACGTCGGATGTGCGGCAGACGCACCGGGCGGCACGCGGCGGTGGTAGATGGGCCCCGAGAcggtgctgccggcgccttcgccgaACCCCACGAGCGATgcggagccgtcgtcgctcatTCGGTCCTCGTAGCCGCCGACGGACCGCGtggccatgtcctcgtccatggcgtcggcgtcggcgcccaggCTAGTGACAGATTCAGCCTCTCTGTAGTTGGTATCGGTGCTGAGCATATCCTCGTCATGCTCGCCGGCCATCGCCCGTGAgccctcaccctcgccaaTGTGACTCTCGGtcgcgctggcggtgccGACGGTGCTCATCTTGGTGACGGCAACGGGCTGGCCATTGCTGTCAAAGTAGGCGGGCGTCAGGTGCTGCGAGGCGGGGAAGTTGGGTGGGAAgccggtcgtcgaggtgggCGTCGTCTGGGGCGAGagggacgaggcgccgcccccgccgccctgacTGGGTGTctggggcgcggcgcgcaacGTCGATACCCGCTcaagcccagccaggcgggAGATGCGATCAGCTCGTtcggcctcgaggctcgTGGTGGAGGGGCTGTGCTGGTGACCGCGACCATGGGGTCCCGAGGGGAAGTGGCCACGATGGCCGTCTTTGATGGCGGTCGTGGACAGGGCGGAGAGAGATGTggtcgtgctcgtcggcgtgcccCTGTCGGCCGGGACAGGCATCGCCGTTAGCTGTTGCTGGCAGTTGCTAGATGGGTCCGGCGGACACTGGGAGCACTCACGGCATTTCAGAAGGCGTATCCGGGTTCGAGCCCGGAGGCGGCAGGTTGATGAAGGTGGGATGCGACGGCTGCGCCATTGTAAAACGTCGTGAGCGGGGGACGTGTCGTGGAATATGAACAGTATCGCGCGGTCGTCAATGCGACCGGGACGGTTGGCGggcgtgcgcctcgtcgaggacctcgttACTGCACGTCAGGATGCTGTGCGCAAAGCGTTGATCGAGTCTCGGGGGCGCGTGCAAGTGTATGGGCAGAAAGCAGCATGCGCACGATGGTGATAGTCGAGGAGAGATGGTAAGGAGTAGGGAAGGGAACGGGCAGAGACGGTGGGAGAGGTCGTGCTTGAACGGACGGGGACAAGCTCGCAGGGTTGCGCATCAGTGGCGGCAGAGGCACAGTATACTGGGCGGCTCATCTACTAATCAGGCAACCTGTTGATCCCTGGCAAGTCAgggagggcggcagcggaggcaggcaggcatgggAACTTGGTGAAACGCAAAGTTTCAGGGTCCTGGGCAGCTGGGCCCTCCGCCGGtgactggctggccgagCGCTAGACGCCGCGGCTCTGATGGAGGTCCCTCCATCCATTCCATCCTAACCTTGAAGGTACCTACTCAAGGTAATAACTTGCTGTGAACTGTGCTGCTGGGTGCTGCCAGGGCGGGGATCAACGCCTGCGCTGGGCCCTTGAGTGGCGGCAGTGGCctgccttggccgccacgacTGCGGATCGCGGGGTTTGGCCGCCAGCGCATGACGTACCTGGCCGGTCGCGGGCGCTGGTGATTGGCCGCCCTGGGGtttgcgtctgcgtctgcgtaACCGCAGAGCCGTGGGGCActgaggagagggaggggggaggtcCCCCTCACCACTAttgtcgccgcgctggacgGACTGCCTGAGCACTGCAGCCCCGCGCACCCCCTCAAGAGATGCCAACCAACCACTGCATGCGCAACGCTCTCGCCAAATCCCTTGGACGTCCCTGATATAGTTACACATCAATTCCCCCCCGCCCACAGCAGCGTACTCACTCGCTCACACATCGCTTCAAACACGAATCGCCGTTTCGTTTCGAGCTTCAGCCCGCAAGTCGCGGTCCATAATATCATTTTCGATACCTGTTCTTCCCGCGTCTCCGCGTCTCCAGCCATCCATCTATCCCagaccgccggcgccgcaccCCGGTgcagcccgccgctcctTGATCTCCCGCCCTCGATGCACCCCATCGCTACCCAACCGTCCAACcaaggaggccgccgtcaaAAGACGCCCGGTGAAAAGTCGATGATTTGCGCCTTCTCCAGCTTGGGCATCATGCTCTCAACGAACGCTTTGTGCGCCGGGTCTCGCTGCACGTAGTAGTCGCGGTCCTCGACGCTGTCAAACTCGACGACGAACGCGTGCGTGATGCCATCCTGTTCCTGTCAGCCTTCTTTCCGAGACTGCATCTATCGCCACCCAGTGGTGAAGAGAGCCCGTCACATACCTGTCGCTGCTCGATGCTCGAATCGAGCCCGCCGACTGAGGACCGGATGTATGGCCGCGATGACCCCGGATGGATACACTTGTCCTTGAGCCGGAGCATCTGGGCGCAGCACTACACGCGCCAGTCAGAACTGCCCTGTATATTTTCGTTGACTTGATGCCAGTGGATATGGCATGGCGCCAACGTACCTCCTTGCGCTGCTCGACTGACAGCTGTGCCTTGAACTGGAACAAGACGACGTGCACCAGCGGCTTCGTAGCACCGGATTCGCGAGGTGCCCTGTTCTTCCAGAATCGCAGCATCTTGACGGTGCACATGGCCACAAGGTCCTGCCGTGGAAGCGGCGGGGAGGCACCTGTACAAATAACTGCCTCTCAACCGCCCGATGTCATCGCGACTCCGAGACGTGTCGGATGCACGATTGTGAGAGACAAGACGATTGCCGACATGCAGTACATCCCGCTAGTTGCGGAGCTTGGCCGGCTTGCTTCTACCTTGATCAGACAAGAGGTCGGATGAGGTCCATCGCTGGAACAGACGGTGCTTGtctggtgttggtgttgtccTGTCTGACAGCCGTTGACTCTGCACTGATATCACGTAGCACATCGCAACTTACTCACCTCCCTATCGAGATTCACATCACCCAGCAGGGAGTAACTTCCAACTGTGCGCTCACCCCATCTCCCATGGTATATGAACTTCTCAGACGTGTGCCAGGCCGTTGCCGCTATCGCTGCCGGATCTAATCACGGCCCGTCTCCCGTGGCCTGGCTTGCTCCTCTAGCCGACTGTTGCTTCCTTATCTTGTTTCTGCATCCGTCCCCGCGTTTTGTCGGgtgtcgccggccgcgacgtctAATCTGTGCGTCTCGA from Purpureocillium takamizusanense chromosome 3, complete sequence includes:
- a CDS encoding uncharacterized protein (EggNog:ENOG503P2PN), translated to MAQPSHPTFINLPPPGSNPDTPSEMPGTPTSTTTSLSALSTTAIKDGHRGHFPSGPHGRGHQHSPSTTSLEAERADRISRLAGLERVSTLRAAPQTPSQGGGGGASSLSPQTTPTSTTGFPPNFPASQHLTPAYFDSNGQPVAVTKMSTVGTASATESHIGEGEGSRAMAGEHDEDMLSTDTNYREAESVTSLGADADAMDEDMATRSVGGYEDRMSDDGSASLVGFGEGAGSTVSGPIYHRRVPPGASAAHPTWNLERANSGLSDARRDRDTPMGGGPGGGGDTPMSASAIQERRDARMMDGVAADPPHPGYPSGEETFVDTTFRGPVLTRQQTREAAERLVSPLDAGEQRVGSAALGSPGRGGEPLGKFYFEGNRRDD
- a CDS encoding uncharacterized protein (COG:S~EggNog:ENOG503P5FR), with protein sequence MLRFWKNRAPRESGATKPLVHVVLFQFKAQLSVEQRKECCAQMLRLKDKCIHPGSSRPYIRSSVGGLDSSIEQRQDGITHAFVVEFDSVEDRDYYVQRDPAHKAFVESMMPKLEKAQIIDFSPGVF